The Streptomonospora litoralis genome window below encodes:
- a CDS encoding zinc-binding dehydrogenase, whose protein sequence is MSTTVSAAVFAGIGEPPRIERVALREPGPGRVRVRLAAAGVCHSDLSLADGVLPQRLPSVLGHEGAGTVEAVGPGVSGLQEGTPVVLNWTPPCRSCWFCENGEPYLCEHGLDAAQQPYGDLEDGTEVYPGLGAAAFADATVVPANGVVPLPEGIEAGTAALLGCAVLTGWGAVTNTAGVAAGQSAAVIGLGGVGLAALQAAALAGADPVIAVDASPAKRELALALGATHFVQAGADLAARVRELTGGRGADHAFEVVGSSTTIRAAWDISRRGGAVTVVGAGALDDTVALSALEIFHQARTLRGCFYGSCDPDRDVPVVAAHVRRGGLDVATMVTDEVGLDGLPDAFQRMRDGKGGRTLIRFT, encoded by the coding sequence ATGAGCACCACCGTCAGCGCCGCCGTCTTCGCGGGGATCGGGGAGCCGCCGCGCATCGAGCGGGTCGCCCTGCGCGAACCCGGCCCGGGCCGGGTGCGGGTGCGACTGGCGGCTGCGGGCGTGTGCCATTCCGACCTGTCCCTGGCCGACGGGGTGCTGCCGCAGCGGCTGCCGTCGGTGCTCGGCCACGAAGGCGCCGGGACCGTGGAGGCCGTCGGCCCCGGCGTCTCCGGCCTGCAGGAGGGCACCCCCGTGGTGCTCAACTGGACGCCGCCGTGCCGGTCCTGCTGGTTCTGCGAGAACGGCGAGCCCTACCTGTGCGAGCACGGCCTCGACGCCGCCCAGCAGCCCTACGGCGACCTGGAGGACGGCACCGAGGTCTACCCGGGCCTGGGCGCGGCCGCCTTCGCCGATGCGACGGTGGTCCCGGCCAACGGCGTGGTGCCCCTGCCCGAGGGGATCGAGGCCGGCACGGCCGCACTGCTGGGGTGCGCGGTCCTCACCGGCTGGGGCGCTGTCACCAACACCGCCGGCGTCGCGGCCGGGCAGTCGGCCGCGGTGATCGGGCTGGGCGGCGTCGGGCTGGCCGCGCTGCAGGCCGCGGCCCTGGCGGGTGCCGACCCCGTGATCGCCGTCGACGCCTCGCCCGCCAAGCGCGAACTCGCCCTGGCGCTGGGCGCCACGCATTTCGTCCAGGCCGGCGCCGACCTGGCGGCGCGGGTGCGCGAGCTGACCGGCGGACGCGGGGCCGACCACGCCTTCGAGGTCGTGGGGTCGAGCACGACCATCCGCGCCGCATGGGACATCAGCCGCCGCGGCGGGGCGGTCACCGTGGTAGGCGCGGGCGCGCTCGACGACACCGTGGCCCTCAGCGCGCTGGAGATCTTCCACCAGGCCCGCACGCTGCGCGGGTGCTTCTACGGCTCCTGCGACCCCGACCGCGACGTCCCGGTCGTCGCCGCCCACGTCCGCCGAGGGGGCCTGGACGTGGCGACGATGGTCACCGACGAGGTCGGCCTCGACGGGCTGCCCGACGCGTTCCAGCGGATGCGGGACGGCAAGGGAGGGCGGACGCTGATCCGCTTCACCTGA
- a CDS encoding Gfo/Idh/MocA family protein → MRETPVPVVLAGAHGHGRSHLRNVGALAEEGLVRLVGVCDRVPLSADELAGHPQVRQDTDLARLLRHTGGAVTILCTPIHTHLPLARTALDQGSHLLLEKPPTATAEEFHALRAAVDASGLACQIGFQSLGSEAVGAVRSLIADGAIGELRGIGGAGTWVRTSRYYERAEWAGRRSLGGTDVVDGALTNPFAHAVATALAVAGVQRGTAGEIELELFHAHPIESDDTSCVRLHTPAGVPISIAVTLVAATSRPPRLVIHGDAGRITLFYTLDEVRLERPGRTPESTVHPRTDLLRNLVGHLRGEAPLLVPPEDTAGFTAVLDAVRRAPDPLPIPAAMQRVTEDDEGVHRVVEGVDDLVALSAERTALFSEVAAPWARSAAGTGERRAFAAEGGGG, encoded by the coding sequence ATGAGGGAAACCCCCGTTCCGGTCGTCCTCGCCGGCGCGCACGGCCACGGCCGTTCCCACCTGCGCAATGTCGGGGCGCTCGCGGAGGAGGGGCTGGTGCGCCTGGTCGGCGTGTGCGACCGGGTGCCGCTGTCCGCCGACGAGCTCGCCGGGCACCCGCAGGTGCGGCAGGACACCGATCTGGCGAGGCTGCTGCGGCACACCGGCGGCGCGGTGACCATCCTGTGCACCCCGATCCACACCCACCTGCCGCTCGCCCGCACCGCCCTGGATCAGGGATCGCACCTGCTGCTGGAGAAACCGCCCACCGCCACGGCCGAGGAGTTCCACGCCCTGCGCGCGGCCGTGGACGCCTCGGGACTGGCCTGCCAGATCGGGTTTCAGAGCCTGGGGTCGGAGGCCGTCGGCGCGGTGCGGTCGCTGATCGCCGACGGCGCCATCGGCGAGCTCCGCGGCATCGGCGGCGCGGGCACCTGGGTGCGCACGTCGCGCTACTACGAGCGCGCCGAGTGGGCCGGGCGGCGCAGCCTGGGCGGCACCGACGTGGTGGACGGCGCGCTGACCAACCCCTTCGCCCACGCCGTGGCGACCGCGCTCGCCGTCGCGGGCGTCCAGCGCGGCACCGCCGGCGAGATCGAACTCGAACTCTTCCACGCCCACCCGATCGAGAGCGACGACACCTCCTGCGTGCGGCTGCACACCCCCGCCGGCGTCCCGATCAGCATCGCGGTGACGCTCGTGGCCGCCACTTCGCGCCCGCCCCGCCTGGTGATCCACGGCGACGCCGGACGGATCACCCTGTTCTACACCCTGGACGAGGTCCGCCTGGAGCGCCCGGGACGGACGCCGGAGAGCACCGTCCACCCGCGCACCGACCTGCTCCGCAACCTCGTCGGCCACCTGCGCGGTGAGGCCCCGCTGCTGGTGCCGCCCGAGGACACCGCCGGTTTCACGGCGGTCCTGGACGCCGTGCGCCGAGCGCCCGACCCGCTGCCCATCCCCGCCGCGATGCAGCGCGTCACCGAGGACGACGAAGGGGTGCACCGCGTGGTGGAGGGTGTGGACGACCTCGTCGCGCTCAGCGCAGAGCGGACGGCCCTGTTCTCCGAAGTGGCGGCGCCGTGGGCGCGCTCCGCGGCAGGAACCGGTGAGCGGCGCGCGTTCGCGGCGGAGGGCGGCGGCGGATGA
- a CDS encoding TetR/AcrR family transcriptional regulator: MVSKNQRLPREVRERQMIDAAVRVFSRSGYHTASVEDVAEAAGISKPMVYIYLGSKERLFTACIHREADRVVEAVRAAVHPGEPPELGLWSALRVFFRFVADNRDSWAVLYQQARAQSAAFSKEVAAARCRVIDEITAMVVAGTRLPGGERIVSERDAEILARIAIGAADSLIDWLLEHPEESADSLVERVVNLALVGVERYNTGDIPPP; encoded by the coding sequence GTGGTCAGCAAAAACCAGCGGCTGCCGCGCGAGGTGCGCGAGCGGCAGATGATCGACGCCGCCGTGCGGGTGTTCTCCCGCTCCGGCTACCACACGGCGAGTGTCGAGGACGTCGCCGAGGCCGCGGGCATCTCCAAGCCGATGGTCTACATCTACCTCGGCTCCAAGGAGCGGCTGTTCACCGCCTGCATCCACCGCGAAGCGGACCGGGTGGTCGAAGCGGTGCGCGCGGCGGTGCACCCCGGCGAGCCGCCGGAGCTGGGACTGTGGTCGGCGCTTCGCGTCTTCTTCCGCTTCGTCGCCGACAACCGGGACAGCTGGGCGGTGCTCTACCAGCAGGCTCGTGCCCAGAGCGCGGCCTTCTCGAAGGAGGTCGCCGCCGCCCGTTGCCGCGTCATCGACGAGATCACCGCCATGGTGGTGGCCGGTACCCGGCTGCCCGGCGGCGAGCGCATCGTCTCCGAGCGCGACGCCGAGATCCTCGCCCGCATCGCCATCGGTGCCGCCGACTCGCTCATCGACTGGCTGCTGGAGCACCCCGAGGAGAGCGCCGACAGCCTGGTCGAGAGGGTCGTGAACCTCGCCCTGGTGGGCGTGGAACGGTATAACACCGGCGACATCCCCCCGCCCTGA
- a CDS encoding SPFH domain-containing protein yields MNSEHPESAPAGAGSGVVQMPVPKYREREALQAPGIPVAVGCLLLLAAGAAAVVAGVSASAQPSAPLIAAGAVLAVAAVLGAAGLTVVAPNQARVLQFLGRYVGTVRADGLRWVNPLTTRNAVSTRIRNHETSVLKVNDAGGSPIEIAAVVVWQVEDTARAVFEVDDFVQFVSIQTETAVRHIANNYVYDAPSERVKSLRDNAEEITERLSAEISERVESAGVRIVESRFTHLAYAQEIAQAMLQRQQAGAIVAARQQIVEGAVGMVDAALQRLAERDVVDLDEERKATMVSNLLVVLCSDRPANPVVNAGSLYQ; encoded by the coding sequence ATGAACTCCGAACACCCCGAGTCCGCACCCGCCGGTGCGGGCTCCGGCGTCGTCCAGATGCCCGTCCCCAAGTACCGGGAGCGGGAGGCGCTGCAGGCGCCGGGCATCCCCGTGGCCGTCGGCTGCCTGCTGCTGCTCGCCGCCGGCGCCGCCGCCGTGGTCGCCGGGGTGTCGGCGTCCGCGCAGCCCTCGGCGCCGCTCATCGCGGCGGGTGCCGTGCTCGCGGTCGCCGCGGTGCTGGGTGCCGCCGGACTGACCGTCGTCGCGCCCAACCAGGCACGCGTGCTGCAGTTCCTCGGCCGCTACGTCGGCACGGTCCGTGCCGACGGGTTGCGCTGGGTAAACCCGCTGACCACCCGAAACGCGGTCTCCACGCGCATCCGCAACCACGAGACCTCGGTGCTGAAGGTCAACGACGCCGGCGGCAGCCCCATCGAGATCGCGGCGGTCGTGGTCTGGCAGGTCGAGGACACGGCGCGGGCCGTTTTCGAGGTGGACGACTTCGTCCAGTTCGTCTCCATCCAGACCGAGACGGCGGTGCGCCACATCGCCAACAACTACGTTTACGACGCCCCCTCCGAGCGGGTGAAGTCGCTGCGGGACAACGCCGAGGAGATCACCGAGCGCCTCTCGGCCGAGATCTCCGAGCGAGTGGAGTCGGCGGGCGTACGCATCGTCGAGTCGCGCTTCACCCATTTGGCCTACGCTCAGGAGATCGCTCAGGCGATGCTCCAGCGCCAGCAGGCCGGCGCCATCGTCGCCGCGCGGCAGCAGATCGTCGAGGGCGCGGTCGGCATGGTCGACGCGGCGTTGCAGCGCCTGGCCGAACGGGACGTCGTCGATCTCGACGAGGAGCGCAAGGCGACCATGGTCAGCAACCTGCTCGTGGTGCTCTGCTCCGACCGCCCCGCGAATCCGGTGGTCAACGCCGGATCCCTCTACCAGTAG
- a CDS encoding thiamine pyrophosphate-requiring protein: MGQTVANHLLQRLRGWGVENIFGYPGDGINGIVAELGEAEGPHFVQSRHEEMSAFEAVGYAKFSGNLGVCMATSGPGGVHLLNGLYDAKLDHVPVLAIVGQTHRTGMGGSIQQEIDMHTLYKDVADAYVQTAMVPEQFPNLIDRAIRTALSERRPTAVIIPADLQETDYSPPQHEFKHVPSSKPGLSRPLVVPPKDEVRRAADVVNAGEKVAILIGQGARGAADEVVELAEETRGGVAKALLGKDVLDDELPFVTGGIGLLGTRPTWEMLRDCDTFLMIGSNVPYAQHLPPFGKRAVQIDIDPNMIGMRYPTEVNLVGDAAETLRRLLREVRSRKGEKGPERWREGIEKSVREWWDSMDQQAHVPADPVNPMRICNELSPRLPDNVVVTSDSGSAANWYARHLRFKTGMRGSLSGTLATMGCGVPYAIGAKFAHPDRPAIALVGDGAMQMNGMAELITVRRYAGEWSDPRLIVCVLHNDDLNQVTWELRAMGGSPKPPFSQDLPPVSYAGFAQSIGLGGETVDDADAVGPAWDRALAADGPVVLDIHCDPDIPPIPPYVETDQLTDTSKALASGDPDRFGVMVKGLRTKLQEFTSPRR, from the coding sequence GTGGGTCAGACCGTCGCCAACCATCTGCTGCAGCGCCTTCGGGGCTGGGGTGTCGAGAACATCTTCGGCTATCCGGGGGACGGGATCAACGGCATCGTCGCCGAGCTGGGCGAGGCCGAGGGGCCGCACTTCGTGCAGAGCCGCCACGAGGAGATGTCCGCCTTCGAGGCCGTGGGCTACGCCAAGTTCAGCGGTAACCTGGGCGTTTGCATGGCCACGAGCGGGCCCGGCGGCGTGCACCTGCTCAACGGCCTCTACGACGCCAAGCTGGACCACGTGCCCGTGCTCGCGATCGTGGGCCAGACCCACCGCACCGGGATGGGCGGCAGCATCCAGCAGGAAATCGACATGCACACGCTGTACAAGGACGTCGCCGACGCCTACGTGCAGACGGCCATGGTGCCCGAGCAGTTCCCCAACCTCATCGACCGGGCGATCCGCACCGCGCTGTCGGAGCGCCGCCCCACCGCCGTCATCATCCCCGCCGACCTGCAGGAGACCGACTACAGTCCGCCTCAGCACGAGTTCAAGCACGTGCCCTCCAGCAAGCCGGGGCTGAGCCGGCCGCTGGTGGTTCCGCCGAAGGACGAGGTCCGGCGGGCGGCCGACGTCGTCAACGCCGGCGAGAAGGTCGCGATCCTGATCGGCCAGGGAGCCCGCGGCGCGGCCGACGAGGTCGTCGAGCTGGCCGAGGAGACCCGCGGCGGTGTCGCCAAGGCGCTGCTGGGCAAGGACGTCCTCGACGACGAGCTGCCGTTCGTCACGGGCGGGATCGGGCTGCTGGGCACCCGGCCCACCTGGGAGATGCTGCGCGACTGCGACACCTTCCTGATGATCGGCTCCAACGTGCCCTACGCCCAGCACCTTCCGCCGTTCGGCAAACGGGCCGTGCAGATCGACATCGACCCGAACATGATCGGGATGCGCTACCCCACCGAGGTCAACCTGGTGGGCGACGCCGCCGAGACGCTGCGCCGGCTGCTGCGCGAGGTGCGCTCCCGCAAGGGCGAGAAGGGCCCCGAGCGCTGGCGCGAGGGAATCGAGAAGAGCGTCCGCGAGTGGTGGGACTCCATGGACCAGCAGGCCCATGTGCCCGCCGACCCGGTCAACCCGATGCGCATCTGCAACGAGCTTTCGCCGCGCCTGCCCGACAACGTGGTCGTCACCTCCGATTCGGGTTCGGCGGCGAACTGGTACGCGCGCCATCTGCGCTTCAAGACCGGCATGCGCGGCTCGCTGTCGGGGACTCTGGCGACCATGGGCTGCGGGGTGCCCTACGCCATCGGCGCCAAGTTCGCCCACCCCGACCGTCCGGCGATCGCCCTGGTCGGCGACGGCGCCATGCAGATGAACGGGATGGCCGAACTGATCACCGTCCGGCGCTACGCCGGGGAGTGGAGCGATCCCCGGCTGATCGTGTGCGTGCTGCACAACGACGACCTCAACCAGGTCACCTGGGAGCTGCGGGCCATGGGCGGCTCGCCCAAGCCGCCCTTCAGCCAGGACCTGCCCCCGGTCTCCTACGCCGGCTTCGCCCAGTCCATCGGCCTGGGCGGCGAGACCGTGGACGACGCCGACGCCGTGGGACCGGCGTGGGACCGCGCCCTGGCGGCGGACGGCCCCGTGGTGCTCGACATCCACTGCGACCCCGACATCCCGCCGATTCCGCCCTATGTCGAGACGGACCAGCTCACCGACACGTCCAAGGCGCTGGCCTCGGGCGATCCCGACCGGTTCGGCGTGATGGTAAAGGGCCTGCGCACCAAGCTGCAGGAGTTCACCTCGCCGCGCCGGTGA
- a CDS encoding PH domain-containing protein encodes MNPQATASGGAGWQHLNPLTAWALPLLLTVILVPSAVVAAVAAGAHGDFWPWGVLMLAGAPLLAGAAALAEYVRWRRTRYRATGERMETRSGVLVAEHRSVPRDRIRSVDVSVEIWLRPLGLCKVTVGTGQSTGSGSDELVLAYVTRTEGERLRRELLLRGSQVAAADGAPATAEAGRAHAGTAGAARELARLRPVWFGFAPVSAATPLLGAAAVGAVYNVISWFGQERANDAAAAVSERLAALPLLAVPATAAVLLTGAVAATAVQVETWWGYRLEREPDGTLRLRRGLITNTALSLEERRLRGVELREPLLLRWARGARVRAVATGLGSEAGKGGAVPRSALSPDMPRARALRLSAAVAGEAEPPVAVPLRAHPRAALRRRVTRALAAAGAVAALAAGLAAAPAALPQAQRLPWAPEQVWPAAGTAAAVAGVAAAALLLLPWAVAAYRGLGHALAPGYLVMRKGAFSRSTVALRRDGIIGWRISRSPFQRRAGLATVAATTAAGRGRYSADDVELGAGLRLADEAVADLLGQFLAAPGAQRPTGAEAADSPGTAEGGEGADRGDRKGSRGDPAVSAGGPAGG; translated from the coding sequence GTGAACCCGCAGGCGACGGCCTCCGGCGGTGCCGGATGGCAGCACCTGAACCCGCTCACCGCATGGGCGCTCCCGCTGCTGCTCACCGTGATCCTGGTGCCGTCGGCGGTTGTCGCCGCCGTCGCGGCGGGTGCGCACGGGGACTTCTGGCCGTGGGGAGTGCTGATGCTCGCCGGCGCCCCCCTGCTCGCGGGCGCGGCCGCCCTGGCCGAATACGTGCGCTGGCGCAGAACCCGCTACCGCGCCACCGGCGAGCGCATGGAGACGCGCAGCGGAGTGCTGGTGGCCGAGCACCGCTCCGTGCCGCGCGACCGTATCCGCAGCGTGGACGTCTCCGTCGAGATCTGGCTGCGGCCACTCGGGCTGTGCAAGGTCACCGTGGGCACCGGCCAGAGCACCGGTTCGGGCTCCGACGAGCTCGTCCTGGCCTACGTCACACGCACCGAAGGCGAGCGGCTGCGCCGCGAACTGCTGCTGCGCGGCTCCCAGGTCGCCGCCGCGGACGGCGCGCCGGCGACCGCGGAGGCCGGGCGCGCCCACGCCGGCACCGCCGGGGCCGCGCGTGAGCTGGCGCGGCTGCGGCCGGTGTGGTTCGGCTTCGCGCCGGTCTCGGCCGCGACACCGCTGCTCGGCGCCGCGGCCGTGGGCGCCGTGTACAACGTGATCAGCTGGTTCGGCCAGGAGCGGGCGAACGACGCCGCGGCCGCGGTCTCCGAGCGCCTCGCCGCCCTGCCCCTCCTCGCCGTGCCCGCAACGGCCGCGGTGCTGCTCACCGGCGCTGTCGCGGCGACGGCGGTGCAGGTCGAGACGTGGTGGGGCTACCGCCTGGAGCGCGAGCCGGACGGCACGCTGCGACTGCGCCGCGGGCTGATCACCAACACCGCCCTGTCGCTGGAGGAGCGTCGGTTGCGCGGGGTCGAACTGCGCGAACCGTTGCTCTTGCGCTGGGCGCGCGGAGCACGCGTGCGCGCCGTGGCGACCGGGCTGGGGTCCGAGGCCGGCAAGGGCGGGGCGGTGCCGCGCAGCGCGCTGTCACCCGACATGCCGCGGGCACGGGCGCTGCGGCTCAGCGCGGCCGTGGCGGGCGAAGCGGAGCCGCCGGTCGCGGTACCGCTGCGGGCGCACCCGCGCGCGGCCCTGCGGCGCCGCGTCACTCGGGCCCTGGCCGCCGCGGGCGCCGTGGCGGCGCTCGCCGCGGGTCTGGCCGCGGCACCGGCGGCGCTGCCGCAGGCGCAACGGCTGCCGTGGGCGCCCGAACAGGTGTGGCCCGCAGCCGGGACCGCCGCCGCCGTGGCCGGGGTGGCGGCCGCTGCGCTACTACTGCTGCCCTGGGCCGTCGCGGCCTACCGGGGACTCGGGCACGCGCTCGCGCCCGGCTACCTGGTCATGCGCAAGGGGGCGTTCTCCCGTTCCACGGTCGCGCTGCGCCGCGACGGCATCATCGGCTGGCGCATCTCGCGCTCTCCGTTCCAGCGGCGAGCGGGACTGGCGACCGTGGCCGCCACGACCGCAGCGGGCCGCGGCCGCTACTCTGCCGACGACGTGGAACTGGGCGCCGGACTGCGGCTGGCCGACGAGGCCGTTGCGGACCTGCTCGGTCAGTTCCTGGCAGCGCCCGGCGCGCAGAGGCCGACCGGTGCCGAGGCCGCCGACAGCCCCGGTACCGCGGAGGGCGGAGAAGGCGCCGACCGCGGCGACCGCAAGGGCTCCCGCGGCGATCCCGCCGTCAGCGCCGGAGGGCCGGCCGGGGGATGA
- a CDS encoding class I adenylate-forming enzyme family protein, translating into MTEPEITRPTRSLTAVTARLLVSGGPFEMETAEIGGVATRVWKHAPAHMRAVVEASLEHGETAALVYGDERLTHAAFYRTTATLARRFVEDYGLAKGDRVAIAMRNYPEWVIAYFAATAVGAIAVPLNSWWSGPELEFGLTDSGAGVLVADAERIERLGDAPARLGVALIGVRTGSLPEGARTWEEALGEVAADARLPEAGLAPDEPCTLFYTSGTTGRPKGAVGSHRNLLTNIVSGSYSRFRSLMRLGLDMEEVQAYVDALGPAVVLCVLPLFHATGAQTVMLPTLFNGGTLVLMYKWDPEEALRLVDRERVTAITAVPAMISQMTSSPRLGEYDLSSLMLLASGGAPAAPALVSRTRSTMHDMLLGQGYGLTECSATATVNGGSDYLLRPDSAGVPVATVDVKIVDAAEQELPPGEVGEVWIKGPGVVHGYWRRPDATAATFTGGWLRTGDLGRLDEEGFLYIVDRATDMIIRGGENVYCAEVEAAVHEHPAVGEVAVLGVPDEVYGEEVGAVVRVLSGGELTEDALVEFLKPRVAPFKIPSRIRIVADELPRNAAGKLLKKQLKQEYGWSAEQG; encoded by the coding sequence TTGACCGAACCCGAGATCACCCGTCCGACACGCTCGCTCACCGCGGTCACCGCACGGCTGCTGGTGAGCGGCGGCCCCTTCGAGATGGAGACCGCCGAGATCGGCGGCGTCGCCACCCGGGTGTGGAAGCACGCGCCGGCGCACATGCGCGCGGTCGTGGAGGCGAGCCTGGAACACGGCGAGACCGCGGCCCTGGTCTACGGCGACGAGCGGCTGACACACGCCGCTTTCTACCGCACCACCGCCACACTGGCGCGCCGCTTCGTCGAGGACTACGGCCTGGCCAAGGGCGACCGGGTCGCGATCGCGATGCGCAACTACCCGGAGTGGGTGATCGCCTACTTCGCCGCCACGGCCGTCGGCGCGATCGCCGTTCCGCTGAACTCGTGGTGGAGCGGCCCGGAACTGGAGTTCGGCCTCACCGACAGCGGTGCCGGGGTGCTCGTCGCCGACGCCGAACGCATCGAGCGGCTGGGCGACGCCCCGGCGCGGCTGGGCGTCGCGCTGATCGGGGTGCGCACCGGGAGCCTTCCCGAGGGGGCGCGTACCTGGGAGGAGGCGCTGGGCGAGGTCGCCGCCGACGCGCGGCTGCCCGAAGCCGGACTCGCGCCGGACGAACCGTGCACGCTGTTCTACACCTCTGGAACCACCGGGCGCCCCAAGGGCGCGGTCGGGTCGCACCGCAACCTGCTCACCAACATCGTCTCCGGCTCCTACTCGCGGTTCCGGTCGCTGATGCGGCTGGGGCTGGATATGGAGGAGGTACAAGCCTACGTCGACGCGCTGGGGCCGGCCGTGGTGCTGTGCGTACTGCCGCTGTTCCACGCAACCGGCGCCCAGACGGTCATGCTGCCCACGCTGTTCAACGGCGGAACGCTGGTGCTGATGTACAAGTGGGACCCCGAGGAGGCGCTGCGCCTGGTCGACCGCGAGCGGGTCACCGCCATCACCGCGGTGCCGGCGATGATCTCGCAGATGACATCCTCCCCGCGGCTGGGCGAGTACGACCTGAGCAGCCTGATGCTGCTGGCCTCCGGCGGCGCGCCGGCCGCGCCCGCTCTGGTCTCGCGGACCCGCAGCACCATGCACGACATGCTGCTGGGACAGGGGTACGGCCTTACCGAGTGCTCGGCGACGGCGACGGTGAACGGCGGCAGCGACTACCTGCTGCGGCCCGACAGCGCCGGAGTGCCGGTGGCCACCGTCGACGTCAAGATCGTCGACGCCGCCGAACAGGAACTGCCACCCGGCGAGGTCGGCGAGGTGTGGATCAAGGGCCCCGGCGTGGTGCACGGCTACTGGCGGCGGCCCGACGCCACAGCGGCGACGTTCACCGGCGGATGGCTGCGCACCGGCGACCTGGGCCGGCTGGACGAGGAGGGCTTCCTCTACATCGTGGACCGGGCGACCGACATGATCATCCGCGGCGGCGAGAACGTCTACTGCGCGGAGGTGGAGGCCGCCGTCCACGAGCACCCGGCCGTGGGCGAGGTGGCGGTGCTCGGCGTCCCCGACGAGGTCTACGGCGAGGAGGTGGGCGCGGTCGTCCGGGTGCTCTCCGGCGGCGAACTCACCGAGGACGCCCTCGTGGAGTTCCTCAAGCCGCGGGTGGCTCCGTTCAAGATCCCCTCCCGGATCCGCATCGTCGCCGACGAACTGCCCCGCAACGCCGCCGGGAAGCTGCTGAAGAAGCAGCTGAAGCAGGAGTACGGCTGGTCGGCCGAACAGGGTTGA
- a CDS encoding PH domain-containing protein — MTTTPAAVAATVLRPPRHRVERRAIAWWTTRTLLVAVPAAAAPAAAAAVVPEFAQPPATLVTALWLAAAALSTAGLAVAGAMPLWRFRVHRWEVTDTAVYTAAGWLWQEWRVAPMSRIQTVDTHRGPLQRVFGLADVTVTTASAAGPITVEGLDSGQAEQVAAELTEATERTEGDAT; from the coding sequence ATGACAACCACCCCAGCCGCCGTAGCCGCGACCGTGCTGCGGCCGCCCCGCCACCGCGTGGAGCGCCGCGCGATCGCGTGGTGGACCACGCGGACGCTGCTGGTCGCCGTACCGGCCGCGGCCGCCCCGGCTGCCGCCGCAGCCGTCGTTCCCGAGTTCGCGCAGCCGCCCGCGACCCTGGTCACAGCACTCTGGCTGGCCGCGGCCGCGCTGAGTACCGCCGGGCTGGCCGTCGCAGGCGCCATGCCGCTGTGGCGGTTCCGCGTGCACCGCTGGGAGGTCACCGACACCGCCGTCTACACCGCCGCGGGCTGGCTCTGGCAGGAGTGGCGCGTGGCCCCGATGTCGCGCATCCAGACGGTCGACACCCACCGCGGGCCGCTGCAGCGCGTCTTCGGGCTGGCCGACGTCACGGTCACCACCGCCTCGGCGGCGGGCCCGATCACCGTCGAGGGCCTGGACAGCGGGCAGGCCGAGCAGGTCGCCGCCGAGCTGACCGAGGCCACCGAGCGCACCGAAGGGGACGCGACGTGA
- a CDS encoding STAS domain-containing protein yields MPGETGANGPQPDDGEAVVVAVRGEIDIATADDMRDRLLAAAGEPGCAVLIADFTGVDFFDASGVRALMAARRRLGARGVRLVLGGPSAAVLRTLEALDLAAEFPVLPVAQVPFIPRPALRR; encoded by the coding sequence GTGCCCGGAGAGACCGGAGCGAACGGCCCGCAGCCGGACGACGGCGAGGCCGTGGTCGTCGCGGTCCGGGGCGAGATCGACATCGCCACGGCCGACGACATGCGGGACCGGCTGCTGGCGGCGGCCGGCGAGCCCGGCTGTGCGGTGCTGATCGCCGACTTCACGGGCGTGGACTTCTTCGACGCCAGTGGTGTCCGCGCGCTCATGGCGGCGCGCCGGCGGCTCGGCGCCCGCGGTGTCCGGCTGGTCCTGGGCGGACCCTCTGCCGCGGTGCTGCGCACCCTGGAGGCCCTCGACCTCGCCGCCGAGTTCCCCGTCCTGCCCGTGGCGCAGGTTCCCTTCATCCCCCGGCCGGCCCTCCGGCGCTGA